The DNA sequence GCGAACGCTCAACGGGCGGCGCGTACTGGTGCAACGACTcggacaacaccaagacagcGTTGTGGAGAGAACTGACTGAATACGCTGGTCAGGTGTTTATCCAGTGCATGATTGGCATACGTTCCTCCGGGCAGACACAGTTTGACGACGAATCACGCATCATCGTCACCGATCCACGCGGGCAAGGGTGCAATTTGAGTTACGACACGACGCTGGAGACGCGGGGCAAATACACGGGAATCTGGCCCGAAGACCTAGAGGACCCTTACAGACGTGCCGCTCGGGTTCAGCACACCAAACGACAGCTTTTGCCACTTGTTTATCCTCCAGCGGGGACATCTGGCCTCATGAGCAGTACCCCGACTGAGGTGTGTCTTTGAGGCGGTGACTTGATATTGATACTAACCTCTTCACTAGATCTCTCAATCCCCGGAGTATGAATGCTCCTCTGTTGTCGGCCGTCTAGCCGACTTTGGAGATGCCAGGGGGGTGTGGAACAACGCCATGCAAGAGTACGCTGGGACCCAAAAAGTGCATGGCTGTGGGATGCAATGGTAACACTGTTGGCTTCTTTTGGTGCAACGATTCGATGGAGACTCGTACCAAGCGATGCTTTGAAACAGTTGAAAAAGCATTTTTTGTAATTTTCGCTTGCAGGGGCGATGGGTTTCGTAAGCAGGCCACGACTGGGGGGACGTAttttgatgaggatgaacgCGTGTTTGTGGTTCGTCCTATTGATGGTAGATGCGAGCTCGAGTATGAGAGGACCGAGAGGGCGTTTGATCCTGCGGATGGTTTTGAAGctgggtggttggggagacGTTGGTTCTGAGTACGCCTAAAGGTAATGTGTATAGCTAGCCGATGAGGAATGTTGAGTAATTCCTAAATAGCATGGTGTATTACCCTTGCGTGCATGCTGATTTGAGCAATGGAAGGTGATTTTGATGGGAAATGATACGCATGTACGGTGGGTGGAAAGCATTGCTTTGGTGACAAAGTTTGTGCTAGATACCTTAGACAGCAATGATGCTGGTCTTTCCGTGCGCCGATGCACTTCCTGCCCGTCAACGCCGAATGCTTAGTTTGACCCCAAAAGAGCATTGTAACATGATAGTAGTGATCACATCCAATACCCATCCTTCCAAAGCTCCTTTCTGTAGCCCTCTGTTAacctctcatcctccccatagGCCTCCTGCcacccaacaaaccccctgtCCAAAACATATACTCTCTGCTCCACAGCCGGCTTCTtgttttccccttctccctcagccTCCGCCTCTTCTTGTGGCTTCTGTTtttgctgctcctccagcttggcaagcctctccttctccctcaggTACTTGAGCGCCGCACCGGGACCTCGCTGCTGTGATAACGCGCAGTGGAAGATGACGGTTTCTTTGTCTTGGAGCTTGCGGATGAGGGTCGGGAGGGTGGCGTCGAGGGTCTGGGAGGGAAAGTTGAGGGCGCCACGGATGTGGCCTCCTATGTAGTCGTCGTCGCGGACGTCGATAATGGCtatggaggtgggggagggggagtcgaggaggagggtggaaagggttgaggggcggaggcgggggatggaggcgatGGATATGGAGGAcattttggggatggggttggggcaagggttgtgttgtggggggaagggggtgttgtaagttgggaatagcttcgcttttttgggggggagacggttgtggatggaggggacCTTGATGGCGGAATCGCTGGGCGGGCGCGGTCTGGAACGTGGAGGGGAAATGTGGGGATCGGTGCCGGTGGGGTTTGTTTGGCTAGGGCGTTTTGGCAGGCTTATTTGGCAGCTGGCGGGATTGATAAGGCTGAACATCGACCACCATCGCTCTTTTGCAGCTTCAACGGCTTTTTCACTTGGGacattttttgttttgttttggatggGTGATGGAATCCTGGATATGAAAGACAGGTTTTGGAGATTTCTTTACGTTTTCTTCTCTTGGCGGACAGTGATCATCCCGAGTTTCGACCGGGGAGGCGGCTTGACACGATGAGTTTCAAAGTGAGGCGGCGAGGGGAGGGACTGACTCGGGTGTTGTTTGTGAGATTATACAACGTGATGACGGGTGCAAAACACGATTACTGACATCTTGACAGATATTTTATCTGATCTTCTGCGATATCCAGTTCCATGTGGTCAACGTGCTTGACATTTCGGACCATCATCCCGGAGGAGCGTTGTGCAGGAAGAGTACACCGTTGGCCGAGTGTTGTCTCCGTCGTCCGAAGTTCATGACAGGGAACGACGTACCACCGCCCACTTCCTCAACGCCTCCGAGGTTTCCAAGCCGTTTCCGGTCCACCGCCAGCGGCAAAAAGTAAACATGGAATGCCCAATGATCCCCTATCGCTTTCTTGGTGCTACGCCAGACAGACCTTTACGGTCGACCAGACATCCAAGCAAGTGCTTGTCTTGGTGTATGATGACCGTGTCGAGTGACCCGGTTCTCCGGTATTTTTTTCCCATCCAGCATGGTTCAGCACACTTGACGTCGTTAGCTCAATGTAGGGTAATCCATTCGTGTTCGTCTTGATCTAGTCTGCCCAAGTGCTGTTGTTCTGCGAATGAGATGCCATCAATGGCGTCCCGGTCCTTCAGCATCTGGGTCTCAACATGGCACGCCAGAGAAGATGGCCGCCAGAtatgttgttggggttgttcgTCTGCTCAATAGCATTCCTCTGCGATGGCGCCGCCACTCGAACATCATCCTCGAACGACGTCGAACAGAACTCGAACGCAATACATGTCTTGCCACAACCTCGACCACAGACCTTGACCCCTAGACGTCAAGATGGTCACGCTCAGGTCAACCACATGTCGAGGACATCAACAGCAATAGCACCGACACCAACGAAACCATCTCAGCGGATTGTGTCAACCACATCAACAGCCTACTATACAGTCACCGTCACTGCGAGCCCGACTCCCCGAAAGCGCAACTTTGTCGACATcagtgagcttcttgagtCAATAGACTCGCTACAAGAAGCACTCGCTTCGGCAACAGCCAGCGCAGTGTCTCTGTCACGAGAATTTGCGGGTTCCATAAACCAACTGGAATCTTCAACCCAGTATCTTGCCGCATCGGCATCGAGTGCGCTGTTGGTTGCGGAAGCATCAGCCTCGAAAGCGCTGGCGGCAGCTGAGGCTTCTGCTGCCAAGGCGCTCTCTGCCGTGGAAGAATCAGCTGCTAGTAGCATCAGCGAGGTGTTAGCAGTGGCCACCTCGACAAtcccaaggacaagcaatGATACCTATCGGGTAAGGCTTTGCAGTCCCTTGGATGTTCTTGTAGTAATGCTAACAGTGAGACAGACACAAGTAGACAATGGAGATGAGTCCAGTGTGTCTCCAGCTATTGTCGGCATTGCTGTCGCGGTCTCGGTGGTTGGTTCGTCACTTATATCTCTGCTCgtgttctttttcttcacgCGACGTCGCAAAGCTAAGCAACGTGcgcaagaggaagaaaatGAAATGAATGCTGCCCTCGACCGAGCCATTGTTTCCTACATTGTCAAGGAGCTACCAAGCCCTCAGGGGTCGACAGGTCAACAAACCGGGCAAGGACAATTTTGGATTGAAGacaaagaggaaggcgatgcAGGAAACTCTTTCGCGCCAAGTCCACCCGGACCTACTGAGCCGACCCCAACAGGTCCCTCAGACTTGCACCATGTGGAAGAGCTCCCACcgacaccaccctcacctcaaTCGGGCATGATACCAATACAAGAAATGCCCTCGCCCCAGCCATCGACACAGCCTCCATCCTCACGGTCATCTTTAGACAGGGTGCCTCGGGGCATGCCACGGTCTAGATCCCACAGGTCGCCAAGGATGgcgaaaccaccaccagctcacATGCGGTCTCATTCTCAAACGACCCCTTCTCCGAGGGTGAGGTCGGGTTACTTTGGTCATCAACCATCCGCCTCCGACGCATCTGGTGGGTCAGCCTGGTATCAGCCCAGCATGACGCCCTCGTCGATTGCTATCAGCAGGGCGCTCAGCCGGCGGACGGCGTCTTCTCACTTTATGGATAGCGCCGAGAAGATATACGGTGATATTCTCACAAGTCCGTTGGAGAAGGATCCGCTGGAAGCGCCATATCAGCCGGCCCCTGAGCCGCCGGTAAATACACTTCCCAAATCCTCGTCAAAGATGAAACGGGAAGATGTAGGGTGGCCTTTGCCGGCGAAGGAGGCATGGTTATGATCTTAAGGGGGGAAATGTGCTTGTTCAGGCCTGGGAGTTTGGGAGTTCTGGGCAGAATGGGTGGTCTTCCTGTCTTCCGAAGCAACGTGATAGCATCAATGTACATTATTTTGCAGCGCTATATACCACAATATCTGAAGTTCTTCTCACCCATCAGTAATGCAGTCGCTGTTGTGCATATGACCAGTGAATTGCGATATGGTTTATGATCAGTTGGACAGAGCTTACTCctcgtggtgatggtggtgtcgtgTGCCCCTTTATCCGAGAAGAAACCACAGAATATTAGCTTTGGCTGAGGCTTATCTCCGGAATAAACTGTCCGCTGGGTGGAGTGTTGAGGGGCTCTCATTGGCCATCGGTTGGTGGGGTAAGAACGAACAACTACCGTTTTCCAACGGAGTCAAACGGAAGGCTTGAAAGACAAGATGCAAATTTGACATATCAGAGCCTAGGAATATCTGACTGCAATACTCCCAAAGCATGGAACAATGGATTGGGCCATTGATAAGGTAGCGTAGTGTCAAAGAGAAAACAAGGCGTCCCTGCATGTTCCAGCGTCTTCTCGATAAACATCCAAGCTCCACGTGAAGCTAGGTATCCGTAGGTTGCCAAGTTTCCAGTCAGCTGGGAGCTTCCGGTGATGACGACAATCTGGTGACAGTCTGTGTGCAGTCATTTTTAACCTTCTCTCCCAGCCTGAAACTACGCGcgctctttttcttttttcctttttttttttttttgcttcaTTGTCTCTGTAAATTATTGATACCCGAATCCAAACACACAACTATCAAACCCAGTAGCAACTAACTGGTCCTCGAGCTTCCAACGCAGTTTCCCGCGGCCCATCAAAGCAACGTCAGACCCCTGCAGCTGAGCGAAGAACGTCAGTGACGCACGTCCCACTGAAACTGCCGAGCACTCACAAAGCATCCATCGGAAAGCACCACCTTTTTTCGACGACGTACGAAACAACTCCACCAGccacctcttccagcttCCAGTTCCCAGCTCCCAGCTCGACAACACCAAACGCCGCCAGCTTCAACCAAGTGCGCAACCTTCCAGCTCACTCCGACGAAAAATCCTTTACCTTTATCCCTAGACCGTCACGATGgctcccccgccgccggccGACATGCCTCTTCCCCAGAGGCTGCAAAAACTGGCCTCGACCTTGCAGTGTACGTGTGCATTTCCTCCCGTTGCTGTCGCTTTTTCGGTATCACCACTACTGCCGGACTGCTGCACGTCGTTGCAAGTTCTCTGCTAACATGTCAATGTGTCGTAGTTGCTTGGTTCGCTGGGTATGTTGAGCTGCCTTTATCCGATACCGATGCCGATGCTGCCACGCTATGAAATCCAAACATGGAGCTCGGAGCTGGACACCGCAGAGTGAGAAATGAAGCTAACCCTGGACCACAGTCACGCCGTTCTTATCCTCTGCATCACCAGATATGCCTTCTCATGGATACGATTTAACTACTACGGTGGTATGGCCTCGTTCTGCTATCGGTCTGCCTTCGTTGCCGCGGCTAGCACATACGGCATCGTGGTGTACAAGACATGGCGGGCTCGCCAAAAGACGGGCGCCAAGCAGCCCGGCGGTGCCTTGGGCTATCTCTCGGATGAGAACGTGCAATACCTCTGTATGTCTGGTTTCGGAAGGGTGACAAGGTTCTGCTTGCTAACAAAAGTCCTAGTGATGGCCCTCGTCTGGCTCTTTATGCCCCAGTACCCTCTTGCGCTCCTCCCGTACGGCATCTACTCGATCTTCCACGTCGCCACATACACCCGTGCCAACGTTATCCCAACCATTGCTCCTCCCCAGAAGCTGGTTCCAGGTGCTGCCGCTTCCCCCAACGGCAAGCCCCAGTATGCGCCCCACCCCATGGCTGATGCCATCGGCAGCTTCGTCAAGAAGTACTACGATTCCTCTATGTCGGTTGTTGCCAGCCTCGAGATTGCTCTTTGGGCTCGTATCCTCCTGTCTGCCCTCTTTTTCCAGCGCCGTTCGTGGATCCTGATCGCTGTCTACACCGCTTTCCTTCGCGCGCGCTACGCTCAGAGCAGCCATGTCAAGAACTCGTTTGCCCAGCTTGAGGCGCGCGTTGACAACCTGATTGGTGCTCAGGGTACTCCCCCTGTGGCTCGCCAGGCTTGGGATACTGTCAAGGGTGTTGCGAGGCAGTTTCACGGCGCGACTGACGTCAACAAGTATGTCAAcggcgctgctgctcctaaGAAGTCATCTTGAATAGATCAACACTAAGCTAGAGAGCTAAGCCGCACGACATGACAATGGAACAACTACGGCGGCGAGTCATACTCCTTGCGAGAGGGGAAATAGGGAGCGTGATCTGGGGACAgagtggaggatgagaaacACGGTGAAGCATATGCATTTGCCAGGATGCGGGAGAGTAGGACAGAGGAAGCAAAGAAGAGCTGGATATGTGGCTGTAGGCTGATAATTGCTTGGAGGGGTAGTGGTGTTTACGCTTTTACGTCTCATAGGTTAAGGActccctttctttcttcttggtATTGCGGTTTTGTTTCTGGTGAGGAGTTTGGCTGGGGGAAATACGCATGAGACAGGATGGTCAGGATGAGGTTTTAGGTGTTGATTTCTTCTTGCACCTCTTGTGTCACGAGTTCGTTTTTGTCTTTAGGGGGCAAGAGTGTGATAGCGGGAATGGCATCCTATGATCGATGAGCGTGATTGCTTTGATATGAAGTGGTGTGGAGGGAGCTGATGCCAAGACACGGTCCCTTTGAACTTTGAACCCCACTTGGTACACCAACCATGACGTCGCTGCGCGCTGGTGGGCGCTGGCAGGCAGCACCGACAAATCAATTGACTTGAGCTGTAACATCACGCGACAACGCTGGATTTGTATTCGCGACCCTTTTCTCTGTTCTATCATCGTTGTATATTTCCACCATTTTGGCACTTCTCCTGATGCCGGCATTATAACACCGCCCGAAATCAACCAACCTCCCGCCACGACAAtgacctccctcctccggcagcTCGTCGCCGGGCCCCGCGTCAAACACCAAGACACGGGGCTGGACCTGTGCTATGTGACCAAGAAGATAATCGCGACGTTTGTTtgccttcctccttctctcccaACGCCAACCCTTTGACCGTGTTCTAATGTAGGATGTGTGCGAAATCAGATCAGGACCGAGTCAGACGTACCCCCAGCTAGCCTACCGCAACCCCCTCGACCGATTAGTTTCCTTTCTTGACGCCCGCCACGGGAAGGAGTGGATGATTTGGGAGTTTCGGGCCGAGGGGACTGGGTACCCAGACGAGGCGGTCTACGGACGGGTGAAGCATTACCCTTGGCCGGATCATCACCCGCCGCCGTTTTGTGTGGTGCCTGTGGTGAtaggggggatgaggatttgGTTGAATCCTGCTACggaaggggaggatttggaggaaGTTATaaagaagagggtggtggttgtgcaCTGCAAGGCTGGCAAGGGGAGGTCAGGGACGATGGCGTGTAGTTATCTTattgcggaggagggttggacggtggaggatgcgCTGAGACGGTTTACGGAccggaggatgagggttgggtttggggagggggtgagtaTTCCTAGCCAGTTGAGGTGGGTTGGGTATGTGGATCGGTGGGCGAAtagaggggggaaggtgtATAAGGATGGGCCGGTGGAGATACTGGAGGTGCAtgtttgggggttgaggaacGGGGTCaaggtcgaggtggaggggtatgtggaggaggggaagaagattCGGTGTTTTCATACTTTTacgaaggaggagagggtggtggttgaggggggtgcgccggggggtggggggttgaaggattTTATGTGGGATATGTATGGCGGGgtgaagcaggaggagggggcggaggagggagtcaagatgggggtggtgggggatggtgatgggaggagtTTGTCGAGGAGTTCGTCCAAGAAATTGAAGGaggggctgaagaagaagttaTCTGTCAGGAAAAAGGACACATCAGCGGCATCTTCGACGACCAGTCTTGACAAGTTGGCGACGGGCGCGTcgcagaagcagaagagcaAGACGATTGCTCTCCAGCCTGAGGGGGCTGCTGCAAAGGCGGATGGTGACCAGACCTCACTTCCGGCCAAGACAGAGTCACGGTCACAGTCGACAACCAGTCTACAGAATGCAGGCACCTTCTCGTTTGCTGATCCGTCAGAACCGGGCGGGCAAGCAGTCATCTTTAAGCCTGCAAAACCGATCCGGATACCAAACAGCGACGTCAACATCTCGGTCGAGCGAAGAAACAAGGCACCGGGGAGCATTGGGTTAACCATGGTCACGGCTGTCGCCCATGTCTGGTTCAACACATTCTTCGAGGGCAACGGTCCCGAGCAAGGCGGTAAACCGGACGATAGCGGAGTCTTCACGATTGACTGGGACAAGATGGACGGCATCAAGGGCTCAAGTCAGCGCGGAACAAGAGCTTGCGACAAGATTTCTGTTGTCTGGAGGACTGCGGCCGTCAGCGATattggagagggtggtgaagcgCCAGGAGTAGTTATTCATGAGCCTGGAGAGGGCAGCCCTGTGCCGGAAATGAAGGCAGCGGACTGGAAGGGTGACGGAACGGAGAACCCGACTGCTCAAAAGACACTTGGGTTGCGGGTGGAGGATCCCGAGAGTGCGAGTGTTAGTAAGGCTAGCAGTGTCAAGAGCCAGGAGTATGCGATTGCACCTTCCAATGACAGTAGTGAGATGGCTAaagtggaagaggaggatgaagactTGAAGGGGGTCAAGGTTAGCGGTCCcgccggggaggaggtgctggatggggttgcgggtggagatggtgagccaccgaagaaggagaaggctgatGAGACGGCCAAGAGGGGGTTCATTATTGAGTGAGAGTAAGCTTTGTTTACGGGTTATGCTGCGTATGTCGATATAAGCAAGGCGTTTGGTATGGTTAAACAGTGGTAAGGAATACAGAACATTGGATTGTGTAGGCACCTTGATAACACAGCCGAGGGTGCCAGGGGTATTCCAAGGTTGCTTTCCGCCCCTCAACAGGGGAGTTGAAACTTGAGATGGTCAAAGAACTCTTGGAGGCCTTGACAGATAACCGGTGAACGTTCCGTTGGAAAATGAAATTGGTACTCTTTGCTTTGGCTCGTGGTTCAAGTCCCTGTATAAGTTCACGTGGGTTCTCCCAGAACGCCGTGTAACAGAAGGTTTCCAGCCGTCGAACAAAGTTTGCACCATGATGGCCGGTGATTCATCAACGTAGAGTCAGTGTTTGGTGGGAATttgcatgatgatgagttgaGGGCTTCGTAGATCAAGTGTCCGTTTATATGCGATAGTATCCCCCTGGGGCATTGGAGATTCACTTGCTTGATGATTCACTTGCTTGATGATTCACTTGCTTGATATGACAGAACAGCTGATGAAAACAGTAGGGTTCACGTGCGGCAAAGGAGCCGGCTATCGATAAGACAGGATGCCCGGCTTAGTGGAGTACGGATGGCAAGGTACCTGAGGAAGCTCGGGCTGGACCCATCTCCACTGTATCCATTGTTTCTTTCAACTTTTTCTCTTTCGTCCGCCATGGGCCCTTTACCCATTCCGACATCCGCAGCAGAGCTTATAGACTATTCACTGGCTTCCTGACGACACACTTTcgcttttccttttcccatcaccaccaacctctccgtCGTTCAGGTACGTAAGAGCAACCCCGGTCACCGTTGCCCTCTTGGCACCTGTACATCCTCGCAGCACACTTCGCCCCGCAACCGATGTTCCCCGCTAACAGCGCAACCTGcagaccaaaaaaaaaaaactcgACGATTTGTTCGGGTCTTGTCTGACGCAGACAGGCCCCTCTtgattcttcttcttcatcatgtcGGCAGAAATGGCGAACGAGATCAAGCTGATCAGTGGCCGCAGCCACCCCGAGCTGAGCGACAAGATTGCGAAGCGGTACGAACTCCCCCCCGGACAGCGAGACAGACagacgagagagagaacgAGAACGAGAACACGGACGGAATAGTAGAGCGCGCTTTTGCTGATTCACTTACACAGACTCGGCATTGAGGTGGCGAGgaccatctccctcaactACTCAAACCAGGAAACCTCCTTCACCGTCGGCGAGTCGGTCCGCGACGAGGATGTCTTCATTGTGCAGTCCACCGCTACCGGCGACGTGAACGAGGGCTTGATGGAGCTGTTGATCATGATCTCGGCCTGCAGAACTGCTAGGTGGGCAACGACATGACCATCACCGAGTGAACTGCACGTTTGCTGACCTTGAGGCTTTGCGCGCAGTGCGAGGAGGATAACAGCTGTTATGTAAGAGCTTTCAAACCGATCGCGCCAATTCCCACCATGACGGATACGGGCGCTGACTGACCATTGCAGTCCCAACTTTCCCTATGCTCGtcaggacaagaaggacaagtCCAGAGCCCCCATCAGCGCCAGATTGGTCGCCAACATGCTCCAGACAGCTGGCGCGAACCGTAAGAGAGCCGCGCTCAATCTCGCGGCGCAATGCTGACAGACACAGACATCGTGACGGTCGACCTCCACGCTTCTCAGATCCAGGGCTTCTTCAGTGTCCCAGTCGACAACCTCTACGCCGAGCCCTCTTTCCTCCGCTACATCAGGGAAAACTTCAACCCAGAAGACTGCGTCATTGTGTCACCCGATGCCGGCGGTGCCAAGCGCGCTACCTCGATTGCCGATCACCTCAACACCGCTTTCGCTCTCATCCACAAGGAGCGCCCCAGGCCAAACGTTGTCGGTCGCATGGTCCTTGTCGGCAACGTTGAGGACAAGGTTGCCATTCTCGTTGACGACATGGCTGATACCTGCGGCACTCTGGTCAAGGCTGCCGCGGTGCTCAAGGAGAATGGCGCCAAGTCGGTGCTGGCCCTTGTTACCCACGGTATTCTGTCTGGCAATGCCATTGAGACCTTGAACGGAAGCGTCCTCACCGCCCTGGTGGTCACCAACACTGTGCCACTCGGCGACAAGGTGCAGAGGTGCCCCAAGCTTCGTGTTATCGACATCAGCCCGACCGTTGCCGAGGCCATCCGTCGTACTCACAATGGTAACTGCCATATCTCTCCGATCCCTGTGCTCTGTACTGACCTGTGTAGGCGAATCCGTATCGTATCTTTTCACTCACGCCCCCGTCTAAATATGCGGGTTGGCGGATAATTCATCATGCATTGGTAGGAGTTTAAAAACTGGTAAACGACATGAAAATGACGAGAGGTGAGGTGTGAGCGCTGCGTTCTTGATCCGGGCGGTGGACTGCCACGTCTGTTTGTTCTCGTCTGAGAACTCGTGTCTGGGGCAGGCAGTGGGCAAGTGAAAGTCCAGCCATCCCGAATACCATTTCAGGGGTATTGctttggcgtttggggaATTTTCGTACCGGGTATAATAGAGACGATATGATTCTCTAAGAAACAAATATATCATGATTTTTGCTGATCTCAGTTTTTCCCCTTTTGTGAGAATACCGCAAGGTCGGTCTGAACAGTGGGTGTCCAAGTATCACTCTATCGATGAGGTTTGAATATGCAGTCGGTATTTCTGAGAATAATAGGGGGTCTGTTTGTTTTTAAAATGGAGTTCGCCTCCGCTATTTGAATGCTGTCGGGGTTCACGGGGAAGTAATAAGGGGACTAATGGGGGTCTTGTTGTAGGCGGTTGTTTGAAGAAAGGGGTCTGTCTGGTTCTAACTTCGGCGATGTTGGATAATAGAGTTGCAAATCAACTATAGATTGTTGAATAGAAATACCGGCCTACAAAACGACAACACAATGCCCCGGAAGCCTCCGTCCCACAGGGAACGCTGATGATCATCGTGGCCTTGGATACTACATTCAAACGGCCAGCCCCCTCTTAACAAATCCATGTTGCTGTTCGGTTCCTTTGCTACCACCAAATCTACACTCCCACCATAGCTGATAAAAAGGCCCGACATCATACTTTTCGTCCCGAGAGATAACCCTATTGGGCTGATTCTCCGTTAATCTGCACCCACTACGGGAGATGCCGATGCAGCGCGGGAAACCATCGGGGGTGCCGACGCCACGTCTGAGGTGACGGCATTTGAATCTGTCGGGTGAGTAAGGCCAACAACTCCTGTAACCTCAACCCTCAAGCACAAGAAAGGCAGAGCACAGCCTTGCTTGCTCAGCCAGTCTACCTCATCGTTGACCGAGTGGGGAGTTTTACGTGCCAAGCATCTACAGCTCCGGCGGTGAAACATGAAACATAGGGAGAGAATGGGAACCGATAAATATCACAGAGTTTGTCTGAGATGGATGCCATCATGTCTTGGGTTACCGGACTGTTCACACCGAGACAAACATTGTAGATCCTGTCGGCTTCAAGAATTCATCGCTATATCCATCGAAAAATCACATCACTTCACAACTTCATATCTTGTCTCGTTTGCAAGCTCCCCATCTACCTTGCAATGTCCTCTCTCACATATGTTGTCGACGAGCTCGCCGCTGAGGTCCCTCACGATACCTGGGTCAagatcccatcatcaacgacCAAGATTGAAGAGATCACATGGCAAAACTTTACTTTCCAGCAGCTCGGCCAAGCGGTGGACAGGCTAGCTCAC is a window from the Podospora pseudocomata strain CBS 415.72m chromosome 6, whole genome shotgun sequence genome containing:
- the ibp1 gene encoding Cdc25 phosphatase Ibp1 (COG:D; EggNog:ENOG503P4E5; antiSMASH:Cluster_4; BUSCO:EOG092658QH), with amino-acid sequence MSSISIASIPRLRPSTLSTLLLDSPSPTSIAIIDVRDDDYIGGHIRGALNFPSQTLDATLPTLIRKLQDKETVIFHCALSQQRGPGAALKYLREKERLAKLEEQQKQKPQEEAEAEGEGENKKPAVEQRVYVLDRGFVGWQEAYGEDERLTEGYRKELWKDGYWM
- a CDS encoding hypothetical protein (antiSMASH:Cluster_4; EggNog:ENOG503P5I8); this encodes MARQRRWPPDMLLGLFVCSIAFLCDGAATRTSSSNDVEQNSNAIHVLPQPRPQTLTPRRQDGHAQVNHMSRTSTAIAPTPTKPSQRIVSTTSTAYYTVTVTASPTPRKRNFVDISELLESIDSLQEALASATASAVSLSREFAGSINQLESSTQYLAASASSALLVAEASASKALAAAEASAAKALSAVEESAASSISEVLAVATSTIPRTSNDTYRTQVDNGDESSVSPAIVGIAVAVSVVGSSLISLLVFFFFTRRRKAKQRAQEEENEMNAALDRAIVSYIVKELPSPQGSTGQQTGQGQFWIEDKEEGDAGNSFAPSPPGPTEPTPTGPSDLHHVEELPPTPPSPQSGMIPIQEMPSPQPSTQPPSSRSSLDRVPRGMPRSRSHRSPRMAKPPPAHMRSHSQTTPSPRVRSGYFGHQPSASDASGGSAWYQPSMTPSSIAISRALSRRTASSHFMDSAEKIYGDILTSPLEKDPLEAPYQPAPEPPVNTLPKSSSKMKREDVGWPLPAKEAWL
- the POM33 gene encoding Transmembrane nucleoporin (COG:U; EggNog:ENOG503P07M; antiSMASH:Cluster_4) — protein: MAPPPPADMPLPQRLQKLASTLQFAWFAGHAVLILCITRYAFSWIRFNYYGGMASFCYRSAFVAAASTYGIVVYKTWRARQKTGAKQPGGALGYLSDENVQYLLMALVWLFMPQYPLALLPYGIYSIFHVATYTRANVIPTIAPPQKLVPGAAASPNGKPQYAPHPMADAIGSFVKKYYDSSMSVVASLEIALWARILLSALFFQRRSWILIAVYTAFLRARYAQSSHVKNSFAQLEARVDNLIGAQGTPPVARQAWDTVKGVARQFHGATDVNKYVNGAAAPKKSS
- the TEP1 gene encoding Telomerase protein component 1 (BUSCO:EOG09262341; EggNog:ENOG503NYC6; COG:T; antiSMASH:Cluster_4); this translates as MTSLLRQLVAGPRVKHQDTGLDLCYVTKKIIATSGPSQTYPQLAYRNPLDRLVSFLDARHGKEWMIWEFRAEGTGYPDEAVYGRVKHYPWPDHHPPPFCVVPVVIGGMRIWLNPATEGEDLEEVIKKRVVVVHCKAGKGRSGTMACSYLIAEEGWTVEDALRRFTDRRMRVGFGEGVSIPSQLRWVGYVDRWANRGGKVYKDGPVEILEVHVWGLRNGVKVEVEGYVEEGKKIRCFHTFTKEERVVVEGGAPGGGGLKDFMWDMYGGVKQEEGAEEGVKMGVVGDGDGRSLSRSSSKKLKEGLKKKLSVRKKDTSAASSTTSLDKLATGASQKQKSKTIALQPEGAAAKADGDQTSLPAKTESRSQSTTSLQNAGTFSFADPSEPGGQAVIFKPAKPIRIPNSDVNISVERRNKAPGSIGLTMVTAVAHVWFNTFFEGNGPEQGGKPDDSGVFTIDWDKMDGIKGSSQRGTRACDKISVVWRTAAVSDIGEGGEAPGVVIHEPGEGSPVPEMKAADWKGDGTENPTAQKTLGLRVEDPESASVSKASSVKSQEYAIAPSNDSSEMAKVEEEDEDLKGVKVSGPAGEEVLDGVAGGDGEPPKKEKADETAKRGFIIE
- the PRS4 gene encoding ribose phosphate diphosphokinase subunit prs4 (EggNog:ENOG503NU9Y; antiSMASH:Cluster_4; COG:E; COG:F) codes for the protein MSAEMANEIKLISGRSHPELSDKIAKRLGIEVARTISLNYSNQETSFTVGESVRDEDVFIVQSTATGDVNEGLMELLIMISACRTASARRITAVIPNFPYARQDKKDKSRAPISARLVANMLQTAGANHIVTVDLHASQIQGFFSVPVDNLYAEPSFLRYIRENFNPEDCVIVSPDAGGAKRATSIADHLNTAFALIHKERPRPNVVGRMVLVGNVEDKVAILVDDMADTCGTLVKAAAVLKENGAKSVLALVTHGILSGNAIETLNGSVLTALVVTNTVPLGDKVQRCPKLRVIDISPTVAEAIRRTHNGESVSYLFTHAPV